A stretch of the Lactuca sativa cultivar Salinas chromosome 9, Lsat_Salinas_v11, whole genome shotgun sequence genome encodes the following:
- the LOC111881234 gene encoding tetraspanin-18 yields MRTSCCHSFVAFILKFLIFFQTFLGISIIVYSGYMLNQWEKHLPIPSPPPSPSPSPSPSSSPSPSPSPSPSPSPSPSPSPSPPPSDLAPTPSPDSPESVFSIFNTGRVSNQVIHLNLGTGTIDSFYGGIKLDSNPIPAPWFIYAFMGLGVVLCCISCIGHIAAEAINGCCLCCYTILKVVLILLEVALVAFIALDHRWEKDLPQDPTGEIDSIRGFIEDNIDICKWVGIAIIVIQVVSLLLAVVLGMMVSSEKKKKDDDVEEGSVSGSRGKAWEPLLNSNSNQASSSTSTSGGDAKAFKSDIWTSRIREKYGLNSNQSAALDRKV; encoded by the exons atgaGGACGTCTTGTTGCCATTCATTTGTGGCATTCATTCTCAAAttcctcattttcttccaaacATTCCTTGGAATTTCGATCATTGTTTACTCTGGGTATATGTTGAATCAGTGGGAGAAACACTTGCcgattccttcacctccaccttcaccatcaccatcaccatcaccatcatcatcaccatcaccatcaccatcaccatcaccatcgccatcaccatcaccatcaccatcaccatcaccacctccTTCAGATTTAGCTCCAACCCCATCGCCGGATTCGCCAGAATCTGTTTTCTCCATTTTCAACACGGGTAGGGTTTCTaatcaagtgattcatttgaatcTTGGAACTGGCACGATTGACAGTTTCTATGGCGGGATAAAGCTCGATTCCAATCCCATTCCTGCTCCCTG GTTCATATACGCATTCATGGGATTGGGTGTTGTACTTTGTTGTATCTCTTGTATTGGTCATATTGCAGCTGAAGCAATCAATGGGTGTTGCCTTTGTTGC TACACGATACTGAAAGTTGTATTGATCCTGCTTGAGGTGGCTTTAGTGGCATTCATTGCACTTGATCATCGTTGGGAAAAG GATCTACCACAGGACCCAACTGGAGAAATTGATAGCATTCGGGGTTTCATAGAAGATAATATTGATATCTGTAAATGGGTTGGCATTGCTATAATTGTAATTCAG GTGGTAAGTCTACTTCTTGCTGTAGTTTTGGGAATGATGGTGTCctcagagaagaagaagaaggatgatGATGTGGAGGAAGGTTCTGTTTCTGGTTCAAGAGGGAAAGCATGGGAGCCCCTCTTAAACTCAAATTCAAACCAGGCATCATCCTCAACCTCAACTAGTGGTGGTGATGCTAAAGCTTTTAAGTCTGACATCTGGACCTCAAGGATAAGAGAAAAG TATGGATTGAATAGCAATCAGAGTGCAGCACTTGACAGGAAAGTCTAA